A genome region from Salvia miltiorrhiza cultivar Shanhuang (shh) unplaced genomic scaffold, IMPLAD_Smil_shh original_scaffold_471, whole genome shotgun sequence includes the following:
- the LOC131004936 gene encoding uncharacterized protein LOC131004936: MPAASKRSNYYPTETVLICRLYCEHTHDSVVGADQKGAKFWGSICAEYNAKRPEGSISRDVTQIKSHFQRVSKDTKRFEAMHKKCHDQWKSGMSDIQILEQAEAMWLAEYRVPFRYSHAWKILRESKKFSSLGGDVHSDVHSDKRSKGSDGLPTTTSSDASISTRPQGQKAAKRDKRKGL; the protein is encoded by the exons atgccgGCGGCATCCAAACGTAGCAACTATTATCCGACAGAAACGGTGCTAATTTGCCGTTTGTATTGCGAGCACACCCACGACTCTGTGGTGGGTGCCGATCAAAAAGGGGCGAAGTTTTGGGGCTCCATCTGCGCCGAGTACAACGCTAAAAGGCCCGAAGGATCTATTTCACGCGACGTCacgcaaatcaaatctcactttcaacgGGTGTCGAAGGATACGAAGAGGTTTGaggccatgcacaaaaaatgCCATGATCAATGGAAATCAGGCATGAGTGATATTCAAATCCTGGAGCAAGCAGAGGCAATGTGGCTAGCCGAGTACCGTGTTCCGTTCCGGTATTCGCATGCATGGAAGATCTTGCGCGAGTCGAAGAAATTTTCAAGTCTCGGCGGGGATGTTCACTCCGATGTCCATTCGGACAAACGATCAAAGGGGTCCGACGGTCTTCCAACAACGACTTCTAGTGACGCCTCTATCTCCACccggccccaaggccaaaaggcgGCCAAGCGAGACAAGCGcaaag GTTTGTAG